The Panicum hallii strain FIL2 chromosome 9, PHallii_v3.1, whole genome shotgun sequence genome has a window encoding:
- the LOC112877213 gene encoding uncharacterized protein LOC112877213 yields MEIESAKCECCGLREDCTREYIAGVKADFGGRWLCGLCSEAVRDEVAAKKRGDLEGAVRDHMSFCAKFGKKGPAFRVADGMRQMLRRRSSDISATSSAAS; encoded by the coding sequence ATGGAGATCGAGTCGGCCAAGTGCGAGTGCTGCGGCCTGCGCGAGGACTGCACCAGGGAGTATATCGCCGGTGTGAAGGCGGACTTCGGCGGGCGGTGGCTCTGCGGGCTGTGCTCGGAGGCGGTGCGGGACGAGGTGGCCGCCAAGAAGCGGGGCGACCTGGAGGGCGCCGTCAGGGACCACATGTCCTTCTGCGCCAAGTTCGGCAAGAAGGGCCCGGCCTTCCGCGTCGCCGACGGCATGCGCCAGATGCTGCGCAGGCGCTCCAGCGACATCTCagccacctcctccgccgcctcatgA
- the LOC112875692 gene encoding proline-rich receptor-like protein kinase PERK10 — MEALVVIPEQHNHHHRHPGPRSKPSGPHFTSPPPSRGFRGMNCRSFHSGGCMGVLPSPPPPPARTYSSPEPKTPKQQQLPRHGGKRTRPISISPSTSPPSRSELWAGPAFSNSPPPSSLPIPKFSLRQKRSISLELPPVERSDDVEVRPHAKSAPSSPVGGSGYDFFNDNETATAIATENLRRILQLDIAD, encoded by the coding sequence ATGGAGGCTCTTGTGGTTATCCCGGAGCAGCACAACCACCATCACCGCCACCCTGGTCCCCGTAGCAAGCCATCAGGACCACACTTCACGTCACCGCCTCCATCTCGTGGCTTCCGTGGAATGAACTGCCGGTCGTTCCACTCTGGTGGCTGCATGGGTGTGCTCCCTTCCCCACCACCCCCACCTGCCCGCACCTACTCATCCCCAGAGCCCAAGACAcccaagcagcagcagctgccaCGTCATGGTGGCAAGCGCACTCGACCCATTTCCATAAGCCCCTCCACATCTCCTCCATCCCGATCTGAGCTGTGGGCGGGCCCGGCGTTCTCCAACTCACCACCTCCCAGTTCACTGCCCATCCCCAAGTTCTCCCTCCGCCAGAAGCGCAGCATCTCTCTTGAGCTACCACCTGTTGAGCGCTCTGATGATGTGGAGGTCAGACCGCATGCTAAATCAGCTCCTTCATCCCCGGTTGGGGGATCAGGGTACGATTTCTTCAATGACAATGAAACTGCTACTGCTATAGCAACAGAGAATCTGAGGAGGATTCTCCAGTTGGATATCGCAGATTGA
- the LOC112872892 gene encoding TD and POZ domain-containing protein 3-like: MPGRRTRPLLDGRVSRAGSLHVHAWASTRSHAWAASSSYVGVRSARDWRLLLGHPTNNRVKNRVCRLPLPPPATGRAIVSAIVSGEASGYHVLRIEDYSRIKSTVPNDELVESRRFRTAEHNVLRIEDYSRIKSTVPNDELVESRHFRTAEHTWSVQYYPNGYISENADYISIYLVLEDTLEQSGRLKDDCFTVRCDIVVIGKPRAMDTAAAPSILVPPPDWPQHFRGAFMLSERGADVRFCVGGQKFAAHRCVLSARSPVFNAQLFGAMREGTTTQDCIQIDDMMPQVFKTLLHFLYTDALPETDGKDDEAASAAMAQHLLEAADRYDMQRLKMICEGQDIQCTWGALCTSAHGPSWPSKEHPTAAATFTL; the protein is encoded by the exons ATGCCGGGGCGCCGCACGCGCCCGCTCCTAGACGGCCGCGTGAGCCGCGCTGGGTCGCTGCATGTCCACGCCTGGGCGTCTACGCGCTCTCACGCCTGGGCTGCCTCGAGCTCCTACGTCGGGGTGCGGAGCGCCCGCGACTGGCGGCTACTGTT AGGACATCCAACTAACAATAGGGTTAAAAATAGAG TCTGCCGCCTCCCTCTTCCACCGCCGGCGACCGGGCGGGCCATCGTCTCCGCCATCGtctccggcgaggcgagcgGCTACCACGTGCTCAGGATCGAGGACTACTCGCGCATCAAGTCCACCGTCCCTAACGACGAGCTCGTCGAGTCTCGCCGCTTCCGCACCGCTGAGCACAACGTGCTCAGGATCGAGGACTACTCGCGCATCAAGTCCACCGTCCCTAACGACGAGCTCGTCGAGTCTCGCCACTTCCGCACCGCTGAGCACACCTGGTCTGTACAGTACTATCCCAACGGCTATATCTCGGAGAACGCCGACTACATCTCCATCTACCTAGTCCTCGAGGATACC ctggagcAGTCGGGTCGCCTCAAGGACGACTGCTTCACTGTCAGGTGTGACATCGTCGTCATTGGCAAGCCACGCGCCATGGACACAGCGGCCGCTCCCTCCATCCTGGTGCCACCGCCGGACTGGCCGCAGCACTTCCGGGGGGCATTCATGCTGAGCGAGCGGGGCGCCGATGTGCGGTTTTGTGTTGGCGGCCAGAAGTTTGCTGCGCACCGGTGCGTGCTCTCGGCACGGTCGCCTGTCTTCAACGCACAGCTCTTTGGCGCTATGAGAGAAGGCACCACCACACAGGACTGCATACAGATTGATGATATGATGCCGCAGGTGTTCAAGACGTTGCTGCATTTCTTATACACCGACGCGCTGCCAGAGACAGACGGGAAAGATGATGAGGCTGCCAGCGCCGCAATGGCGCAGCATTTGCTAGAAGCCGCTGACAGATACGACATGCAGAGGTTGAAGATGATCTGCGAGGGGCAAGATATCCAGTGCACATGGGGTGCCTTGTGCACATCTGCACATGGCCCATCCTGGCCATCCAAGGAGCATCCGACGGCAGCTGCAACATTTACACTTTAG